A region from the Salifodinibacter halophilus genome encodes:
- a CDS encoding D-alanyl-D-alanine carboxypeptidase, translating to MNNASRLLFVLLLLGAAVAAQARSLPIPDPPSLGAGSYVLLDVDSGQVLASKNPDKHIKPASVTKLMTCYITFDAITNGDLSIDETTKVSKKAWKAKGSQMFLRVGNEVSVDKLLDGLITASGNDAAIALAQHMGGTTGTFVGYMNKYAERLGLSNSHFENVDGLPVENHYMSARDIAGLQAKIATDFPELYQKYFQKKAFKYNGIKQHNRNKLLWSDSRVDGGKTGHTKEAGFNLVVSAKAKGMRLVSAVTGTDTNNARNREADSLLNYGFRFFENGTFAKSGQSIAKVTVWKGDADRVPAVAQNKVVVAYPRGKRDDVKVSAKLPQSLTAPIQKGQKIGTLTIKYNDKLLKQKPLYAGKEVGEGGLFSRLIDAIWMMF from the coding sequence ATGAATAACGCGTCGCGCTTGCTTTTCGTCCTACTGCTTCTCGGGGCTGCGGTTGCCGCTCAGGCGCGCTCGTTGCCTATCCCCGATCCGCCGTCGCTGGGGGCGGGCAGCTATGTGCTTTTGGATGTCGACTCTGGCCAGGTGTTGGCGTCTAAAAATCCCGACAAGCACATCAAGCCGGCGAGTGTGACCAAGCTGATGACGTGTTACATCACGTTTGACGCGATCACGAATGGCGATCTCTCGATCGATGAGACGACCAAGGTCAGCAAGAAAGCCTGGAAGGCAAAAGGTTCGCAGATGTTTCTGCGAGTCGGCAACGAAGTGTCGGTCGACAAACTATTGGACGGTTTGATCACGGCCTCTGGTAACGACGCCGCTATCGCGCTGGCGCAGCATATGGGCGGCACGACCGGCACGTTTGTCGGCTATATGAATAAATATGCCGAACGGCTGGGGCTGAGCAACAGCCATTTCGAGAATGTGGATGGGTTGCCGGTCGAAAACCACTACATGAGTGCACGCGACATTGCCGGACTGCAGGCCAAAATCGCGACTGATTTTCCGGAGCTTTACCAGAAGTATTTCCAAAAGAAGGCCTTCAAATACAACGGCATCAAGCAGCACAATCGTAATAAGCTGCTTTGGAGTGATTCCCGCGTGGATGGCGGCAAGACCGGCCATACTAAGGAAGCTGGTTTCAATTTGGTGGTTTCGGCGAAAGCCAAGGGAATGCGGCTGGTCTCGGCGGTAACCGGCACCGACACGAATAATGCGCGCAACCGCGAAGCTGATTCGTTGCTCAACTATGGATTCCGGTTTTTTGAAAACGGGACATTTGCCAAGTCGGGCCAATCGATCGCCAAGGTGACAGTCTGGAAAGGCGATGCCGACCGTGTCCCGGCGGTGGCCCAAAACAAGGTTGTGGTTGCCTACCCGCGCGGTAAGCGCGATGACGTCAAAGTGTCGGCGAAGCTGCCGCAATCGTTAACTGCGCCAATCCAAAAAGGCCAGAAAATCGGGACACTGACGATCAAATACAACGACAAGCTTTTGAAACAGAAGCCGCTTTACGCTGGCAAGGAAGTTGGCGAAGGCGGGCTGTTCTCACGCCTTATCGACGCCATCTGGATGATGTTCTAG
- the mltB gene encoding lytic murein transglycosylase B produces the protein MNRIIYCLLWAALGVYLISGVANAADDDFVHRAGAEKLVKQLADRGIPAAKTRQLLAATKKNSSVLDRMRNPAETRLDWGEYRAIFVTPKRARQGLRFVRQHREAFQRAERRYGVPVSVVAAILGVETRYGQHMGQERVLDSLATLAFDYPPRADFFRKELRAFIKLCVQDDLDCQNLKGSYAGAIGLPQFIPTSYLAYAVDGDDDGERDLWQPADAIASVASYLSRHDWKNGAGVASRARVTAGSPAAEVAQSRPDSTNTSWARIARDGAAAFDTSPSADARVALMRLNGKNGREYWLAQHNFFVITTYNHSDLYAMAVHQLSQAIAKRLD, from the coding sequence GCCGCTGATGACGATTTTGTGCACCGCGCAGGTGCCGAAAAGCTTGTCAAACAACTAGCCGATCGCGGCATTCCCGCAGCGAAAACGCGACAGTTGCTAGCGGCGACGAAAAAAAATTCGAGCGTTCTCGACAGGATGCGAAATCCAGCCGAAACGCGGTTGGATTGGGGCGAGTATCGTGCGATTTTCGTTACCCCCAAACGCGCGCGCCAGGGGCTGCGTTTCGTGCGCCAGCATCGGGAGGCTTTCCAGCGGGCCGAACGCCGCTACGGTGTCCCGGTCTCGGTGGTGGCTGCGATCCTCGGTGTCGAAACGCGCTATGGGCAGCATATGGGCCAGGAGCGAGTGCTCGATTCGCTAGCAACACTCGCGTTTGACTATCCACCGCGTGCCGATTTCTTCCGCAAGGAGTTGCGGGCGTTTATCAAACTCTGTGTGCAGGACGATCTCGACTGTCAAAACCTGAAAGGCTCATACGCAGGCGCGATCGGATTGCCACAGTTTATTCCCACGAGTTATCTGGCGTACGCGGTCGACGGCGACGACGACGGTGAGCGCGATCTCTGGCAGCCAGCGGATGCGATCGCTTCGGTCGCCAGCTATCTGTCACGCCATGATTGGAAAAATGGCGCAGGTGTCGCGAGTCGCGCGCGCGTAACTGCCGGTTCGCCGGCGGCCGAGGTCGCACAGTCGCGCCCGGATTCGACCAATACGAGCTGGGCGCGCATCGCGCGCGACGGTGCGGCCGCATTCGATACGTCACCCTCTGCCGATGCACGTGTCGCACTCATGCGTTTGAACGGCAAGAACGGGCGTGAATACTGGCTGGCACAACACAATTTCTTCGTGATCACGACCTACAACCACAGCGATCTGTACGCGATGGCCGTGCATCAGTTGTCGCAGGCGATCGCCAAGCGCCTTGACTGA